In Hermetia illucens chromosome 1, iHerIll2.2.curated.20191125, whole genome shotgun sequence, one genomic interval encodes:
- the LOC119651520 gene encoding engulfment and cell motility protein 1 — MLPKKMPALKDSHIVKIAVQMAQQNAQLIEFNQRQPLTGIIQELCNNWNISDSENYSLQFCETNNHKYVTEKNRNEVKNGSVLQLRHSPSKTANDILDTLRSGSTGKKIECLENLSQLSSDLTFALEFIKEQGLNIILAMIEDPDCEVNILKFSMLSFLELMEHGTVSWEILQNHFITRNVNIIENFGRFPKESVECALSNLENIVQNSMKYTQIEQDVTFEGLLKLLQSSTSSVVQQNTIALINALFVKADDERKRQIAQTLSTKEFRSVILSSVISSDLGTEMSHQLYVLQTLTLGLLENRMRMKMNAQDQDAHDKIKELRRIAFDDYSGSGGNDDQMRRGGNVNFSQYYKKLGFKCDINPAQDFFETPPGVLALDCMVYFARNYTQQYTKVVHENSCRADEHECPFGRTSIELVKLLCEILRIGEPPSEQSTVFYPMFFTHDHPFEEFFCICIVTLNRTWKDMRATSEDFLKVFSVVREQITRTLGFLPNNLDDFRSKIATLNYQAITTLRQQERTSKEACESTASSIVKLKEKITPEIMSLIKQQRLNFLIEGTRFSKYSRGARSKDKFWYARLSPNYKVIHYGDCDEKTVPSLDELSNKVLVIDIRQLLVGKECPHMKEMRARKSAINLGFSITFDNMDQSTLDFVAPDETTFNYWTDGINALLGNPMTSKQMEDDFETLLSMEIKLRLLDTEGVDISKDPPPIPDDPENYDFCFES, encoded by the coding sequence GAATCATCCAAGAGCTCTGCAACAACTGGAACATATCCGATTCGGAAAACTATTCCTTGCAATTCTGCGAAACAAACAATCATAAATACGTGACTGAGAAGAACCGCAACGAAGTGAAAAATGGATCAGTCCTTCAGCTTCGTCACTCGCCATCGAAGACTGCAAACGACATTCTGGATACATTACGTTCGGGGTCAACTGGGAAGAAAATCGAATGCCTCGAGAATCTTTCACAACTCAGCTCTGACCTAACATTTGCATTGGAATTCATCAAGGAGCAAGGTCTAAATATTATTCTCGCAATGATTGAGGATCCTGACTGTGAAGTGAACATTCTAAAATTCAGCATGCTCAGTTTCCTTGAACTCATGGAACATGGGACTGTTTCGTGGGAAATCCTACAGAATCATTTCATCACGCGAAATGTGAACATTATCGAGAATTTCGGGAGGTTTCCAAAGGAGAGCGTTGAATGTGCTTTGTCGAACTTGGAGAATATCGTTCAGAATAGTATGAAATACACGCAAATCGAGCAAGATGTCACGTTTGAGGGTCTGCTGAAGTTGTTGCAATCGTCAACTTCATCAGTTGTTCAGCAAAATACAATTGCCTTGATCAATGCTTTGTTTGTTAAAGCGGATGATGAAAGGAAGCGTCAAATAGCTCAAACGCTCAGCACAAAGGAATTTCGGTCGGTGATACTTAGCAGCGTCATAAGTTCTGATTTAGGAACTGAAATGTCGCATCAACTGTACGTTTTGCAAACACTGACGCTTGGATTATTGGAAAACCGAATGCGGATGAAGATGAACGCTCAGGACCAGGATGCGCATGACAAAATTAAAGAGTTGAGACGAATCGCATTCGATGACTACTCAGGATCTGGAGGTAATGATGATCAAATGCGTCGCGGTGGTAACGTCAATTTCTCGCAATATTACAAAAAACTGGGTTTCAAGTGTGACATAAATCCAGctcaagacttttttgaaaccCCGCCCGGTGTACTGGCTCTAGATTGCATGGTTTATTTCGCTCGGAATTATACTCAGCAATATACAAAAGTCGTTCACGAGAACTCatgccgggctgacgagcacgAATGTCCTTTTGGTCGTACATCCATCGAACTAGTTAAGCTTCTATGTGAAATCCTTCGTATCGGCGAACCGCCATCTGAACAGTCAACGGTTTTCTACCCAATGTTCTTTACTCATGATCATCCATTTGAGGAGTTCTTTTGCATTTGTATTGTGACGTTGAACCGTACGTGGAAGGACATGCGAGCCACTTCTGAGGACtttttgaaggttttcagtGTGGTTAGAGAGCAAATTACACGCACTTTGGGCTTCCTTCCCAATAATTTGGATGACTTCCGATCGAAAATTGCAACATTAAACTACCAAGCGATCACGACACTGAGACAACAGGAACGGACGTCCAAAGAGGCGTGCGAGTCGACCGCCTCCTCGATTGTGAAATTGAAGGAGAAAATCACTCCCGAAATTATGTCTCTGATTAAGCAGCAGCGCTTGAACTTCTTAATCGAAGGTACTCGGTTTTCAAAGTATTCGCGCGGTGCTCGGAGCAAGGATAAGTTCTGGTACGCTCGGCTTTCACCGAACTACAAAGTGATCCATTATGGAGATTGTGATGAGAAAACGGTCCCTTCATTGGATGAACTATCGAATAAGGTGCTGGTCATTGATATCAGACAGTTGTTGGTGGGCAAGGAATGTCCTCATATGAAGGAGATGCGCGCGAGGAAGTCCGCGATCAATTTAGGATTTTCAATTACATTCGATAATATGGATCAATCGACATTAGACTTCGTTGCACCTGACGAGACAACTTTCAATTACTGGACTGACGGGATAAACGCTTTGCTGGGAAATCCAATGACGAGCAAACAAATGGAGGATGATTTTGAGACCTTGCTTTCAATGGAGATCAAATTGAGGTTGTTGGACACTGAAGGGGTCGATATAAGCAAGGATCCCCCGCCTATTCCTGATGATCCTGAAAACTATGACTTTTGCTTTGAGAGTTAA